A region of Deltaproteobacteria bacterium DNA encodes the following proteins:
- a CDS encoding copper resistance protein B gives MVFKNFKDFPSLVLTLLMTIYLGVTLPAVAQQDVDVVPPPPEEWPEPIKDDQPFWFLLFDRLEYGVNEGPDTILWDVQGWLGNDYNKLWIKTEGEQKVSADNGGEGEVQALYSRLIAPFWYFQIGGRYDKLYGKGSDPSRGFGVIGFEGLAPYWYDVETALFVSEDGDVSARLEAEYELLFTQRLIAQPRFETNIAIQEVEKFGVGEGFNDVEIGLRLRYEIRREFAPYVGISWTRLLGDTADIARSEGEEVSNLAFVAGVRMWF, from the coding sequence ATGGTATTTAAGAATTTTAAAGACTTTCCCAGTCTGGTTTTAACATTACTCATGACCATATATCTCGGCGTAACACTACCCGCAGTCGCTCAGCAGGACGTCGATGTGGTTCCACCTCCGCCCGAGGAATGGCCTGAGCCAATTAAAGACGATCAGCCCTTCTGGTTCCTTCTCTTCGATCGACTGGAATATGGTGTTAACGAAGGTCCGGATACGATACTCTGGGATGTGCAGGGATGGCTCGGGAACGACTATAACAAGCTCTGGATAAAGACAGAGGGGGAGCAAAAAGTGTCGGCTGACAATGGCGGAGAGGGAGAAGTTCAGGCGCTCTATAGCCGTCTTATAGCTCCATTCTGGTATTTCCAGATAGGCGGACGCTACGACAAGCTCTACGGCAAGGGATCGGATCCCTCACGCGGCTTCGGTGTTATAGGCTTCGAAGGCCTGGCGCCATACTGGTATGACGTCGAGACAGCGCTCTTTGTAAGCGAGGACGGTGACGTCTCCGCGCGCCTGGAAGCGGAATATGAACTGCTGTTCACACAGCGCCTTATAGCGCAGCCGCGTTTTGAGACCAATATTGCGATACAGGAGGTAGAAAAGTTCGGCGTAGGGGAGGGTTTCAACGACGTAGAGATCGGACTGCGATTGCGTTATGAAATCAGACGGGAATTTGCACCGTATGTCGGCATATCCTGGACACGATTACTCGGAGACACGGCTGACATCGCGCGGAGCGAAGGTGAAGAGGTTTCCAACCTTGCTTTTGTAGCCGGTGTGCGTATGTGGTTTTAA
- a CDS encoding APC family permease: MADYKSNSLSLIGAISMGTGVMIGAGIFALTGQVAELAGSLFPWAFLAAAVVTAFSAYTYVKMSNAYPSAGGIAMFLEKAYGRRTITAFCALLMYFSMVINESLVARTFGTYTLQVFDVGKNTWLIPALGVGLLAFAFAVNIMGNRLIGSFSSVMAIIKIGGIALFAIVGIWVAGLSFESAPLDTKGASADGFLAAVALAILAYKGFTTITNSGSEIVDPHRNVGRAIIISIGICVILYLMVTLAVAGNLSLNEIIKAKDYALAQAARPALGNYGLWFTVALAIVATISGVIASVFAVSRMLAMLTDMNLVPHRHFGMPGDIQKHTLVYTIVIAMALTIFFDLSRIASLGAIFYIVMDIAIHWGVFRHLRNEVNANAFILIAAIILDVVVLGAFLVIKASSDMVVIYVSIAGMAFIYIGEKIFIRYNSTN, from the coding sequence ATGGCGGATTATAAATCAAACAGCTTGTCGCTCATCGGCGCTATATCCATGGGCACGGGAGTAATGATCGGCGCCGGTATATTCGCTTTGACCGGACAGGTTGCCGAACTGGCAGGCTCCCTATTCCCGTGGGCTTTTCTCGCGGCAGCGGTAGTTACAGCCTTCAGCGCTTACACGTATGTAAAAATGTCAAACGCCTACCCATCAGCTGGCGGCATAGCGATGTTTCTGGAAAAAGCCTACGGCAGGCGGACGATAACCGCTTTTTGCGCGCTGCTCATGTATTTCTCCATGGTTATCAACGAAAGCCTGGTTGCGCGCACATTCGGCACATATACCCTCCAGGTTTTTGACGTCGGAAAGAATACGTGGCTTATCCCTGCGTTAGGAGTCGGTCTTTTAGCCTTTGCCTTTGCTGTGAATATTATGGGTAACCGCCTGATCGGGTCCTTCTCCTCAGTTATGGCTATAATCAAGATTGGCGGGATAGCACTATTCGCCATAGTGGGGATTTGGGTAGCAGGGTTGTCTTTCGAGAGTGCTCCCTTGGATACCAAAGGCGCTTCTGCAGACGGGTTTCTTGCAGCGGTAGCGCTGGCTATTCTTGCCTATAAAGGATTTACGACGATTACAAACAGCGGATCAGAGATAGTTGACCCCCACCGCAATGTAGGCCGGGCGATAATCATTTCAATCGGCATATGCGTAATTCTGTATTTGATGGTCACGCTGGCCGTGGCAGGCAATCTCAGCTTGAATGAAATCATAAAAGCAAAAGACTACGCCCTGGCACAGGCAGCAAGACCGGCTCTGGGCAATTACGGCTTGTGGTTCACCGTTGCGCTTGCAATAGTAGCAACAATTTCCGGGGTTATAGCAAGCGTCTTTGCCGTATCCCGCATGCTGGCTATGCTGACCGACATGAATCTCGTTCCGCATCGGCACTTCGGCATGCCCGGCGATATTCAGAAGCACACCCTTGTCTACACGATTGTGATTGCCATGGCTTTGACGATTTTCTTTGATTTGAGCAGGATTGCATCTCTCGGAGCGATTTTCTATATTGTGATGGATATTGCTATTCATTGGGGAGTTTTCCGCCACCTACGCAATGAGGTCAACGCCAATGCCTTTATCCTTATTGCGGCGATTATCCTTGATGTAGTGGTTCTGGGCGCGTTTTTAGTCATAAAAGCCTCTTCAGACATGGTGGTTATATACGTATCCATCGCGGGAATGGCGTTTATCTACATAGGAGAAAAAATATTCATACGTTATAATTCAACGAATTAG
- a CDS encoding cytochrome c produces the protein MRTILVLVILFIAAFFVYIYSGTYNIAATVPHSEAAKWVFNTMKIYSVKKHAEDIEPPKLDDEKLVKTGFSHYDDMCAGCHGAPGSEPAESFNPAPPALAERVSEFSPAELFWIIKNGIKMTAMPEFGSTHSEDELWGIVAFTVKLPDISPDEYKGMQEESEHTQHEHNHQREHESETDMGNHKEDSKTSTDTKNEGDTHIHTDGKDHRIDL, from the coding sequence ATGAGAACGATATTAGTTTTAGTAATCCTGTTTATTGCAGCCTTTTTTGTCTATATATATTCCGGCACCTACAACATTGCGGCCACGGTACCGCACAGTGAAGCCGCAAAATGGGTATTTAACACCATGAAAATCTACTCCGTTAAAAAACACGCAGAGGATATTGAGCCGCCCAAACTCGATGACGAAAAACTCGTTAAAACAGGTTTCAGTCACTACGACGACATGTGTGCCGGATGTCATGGAGCGCCGGGCAGCGAGCCTGCCGAAAGTTTCAATCCCGCCCCGCCCGCTCTCGCTGAAAGAGTCTCGGAATTCAGCCCTGCCGAGCTCTTCTGGATTATCAAAAACGGCATAAAAATGACAGCGATGCCGGAATTCGGTTCTACACACAGTGAGGATGAGCTCTGGGGGATAGTAGCTTTCACTGTGAAACTACCTGACATCTCTCCAGATGAATATAAAGGAATGCAGGAAGAATCCGAACATACGCAACATGAGCACAATCACCAAAGAGAACATGAATCGGAAACCGATATGGGAAATCACAAAGAGGACTCAAAGACGAGCACGGATACAAAGAATGAGGGGGATACTCATATCCACACGGACGGCAAGGATCATCGCATTGATTTATAA
- a CDS encoding diguanylate cyclase produces MNRDYDSIRNSSMKLHEEEVERFRALLDYKILDTDSEEEFDELALLAAYISRSPVALISFVDENREWFKSIVGLDATVREVPRDRSFGTYVINHPQELLTIFNPLEDDRTKLNPLFQAHPEINFIAGTPLIDQKGYKVGTLCVFGYKEKNLSYEQVSLLQTVARKVVLQLEQRKDPRQQKESFSELEVREESTHFENGLKKHTGADNYNNFWIKQPDMDESPPKDEPTEGETSSDEVRSEIKDWISRLEKQNKNLIMLCEMDELLQASTNEEEVHTIISKYSKNLFPEDSGALYVFNDTINLMECVSSWGENLKSEHEFLSEKCWALRLGKLHFTDRISSELYCGHVRMPEDLNYNYFCAPLLSRGNVTGLLHLQSGTEQTDGDINTEQEKLYKQHIVSTMAKLSGFALANIKHKETLKNYAIYDSLTGLFNRRYMEETLKREISRVARSKNPLGLIMIDIDHFKNFNDTYGHAAGDMLLKNIGDFFKEHIRREDVACRYGGEEFVLILPGSSLENTLRRAEQLQEDIKRVRVHHKGNYIDSVKVSMGVAVFSEHGNSAELLLESADKALYQAKSLGRNRIVVP; encoded by the coding sequence ATGAATAGAGATTATGACAGTATCAGGAATTCCAGCATGAAGCTTCATGAAGAAGAGGTCGAGCGCTTCAGGGCTCTCCTAGATTATAAAATACTGGATACGGATTCTGAAGAAGAATTTGACGAGCTTGCTCTTCTGGCTGCATATATTTCCAGAAGCCCTGTGGCCTTGATCAGCTTCGTGGATGAAAATCGCGAATGGTTTAAATCAATCGTCGGTCTGGATGCGACCGTGAGGGAAGTGCCGAGAGACAGATCATTCGGGACCTATGTAATAAACCATCCTCAGGAGCTTCTGACAATTTTTAATCCCCTTGAGGACGACCGGACTAAGCTTAATCCGCTCTTTCAAGCTCACCCGGAAATAAACTTCATAGCGGGTACACCGCTCATAGATCAGAAAGGCTATAAAGTAGGCACTCTGTGCGTCTTTGGTTATAAGGAAAAGAATCTCAGTTACGAACAGGTATCTCTTTTGCAAACCGTTGCCAGAAAGGTCGTATTGCAGCTTGAGCAGAGGAAGGATCCAAGACAGCAGAAGGAGTCGTTCTCGGAACTTGAAGTCAGAGAAGAAAGTACGCATTTTGAAAACGGATTGAAAAAACATACGGGCGCTGACAATTACAATAATTTCTGGATTAAACAGCCTGATATGGACGAGTCGCCACCAAAAGACGAACCGACTGAAGGTGAGACTAGCTCCGATGAAGTCAGAAGCGAGATTAAAGACTGGATAAGCAGGCTTGAGAAGCAAAATAAAAATCTCATAATGCTTTGTGAAATGGATGAATTGTTACAGGCCTCCACGAATGAGGAAGAGGTACATACGATAATTTCCAAATATAGCAAGAACTTGTTTCCGGAAGATAGCGGCGCTCTCTACGTATTTAACGATACGATTAACCTTATGGAATGCGTTTCTTCCTGGGGAGAGAATTTAAAAAGCGAGCATGAGTTCCTTTCCGAGAAATGCTGGGCCCTCAGACTCGGGAAGCTGCATTTTACGGATCGTATATCCAGTGAGCTTTATTGTGGACATGTAAGGATGCCGGAGGATCTCAATTACAATTATTTTTGCGCCCCTCTGTTATCGAGAGGCAATGTAACAGGGCTCCTGCATCTACAGTCCGGGACTGAACAAACCGACGGCGATATTAATACAGAACAGGAAAAACTCTACAAACAGCATATTGTTTCAACTATGGCTAAATTATCGGGCTTCGCGCTCGCTAATATCAAGCACAAGGAAACATTGAAAAACTATGCTATTTATGATTCCCTCACCGGCTTATTCAACAGACGTTATATGGAAGAGACTCTGAAACGTGAGATCAGCAGGGTGGCTCGTAGCAAGAACCCCCTCGGACTGATTATGATAGACATCGATCATTTTAAAAATTTCAATGATACCTACGGGCACGCAGCGGGTGATATGCTGCTTAAAAACATCGGGGATTTTTTCAAAGAGCACATACGTCGAGAGGATGTCGCCTGCAGATACGGGGGAGAAGAATTCGTTCTCATACTTCCCGGCTCATCATTGGAGAATACTCTGAGAAGGGCCGAGCAGCTGCAGGAGGACATTAAAAGAGTCAGGGTTCATCACAAGGGAAATTACATCGATTCTGTGAAGGTATCAATGGGAGTGGCCGTATTTTCCGAACACGGCAATTCTGCCGAACTCCTTTTGGAATCTGCTGATAAGGCTCTCTACCAAGCTAAATCCCTCGGGCGGAACAGAATAGTAGTTCCCTGA
- a CDS encoding TlpA disulfide reductase family protein has protein sequence MNILNTGSKLVVLLIILTILILLGFALFGNREAIKVSPLVGKKAPEFTLKLFDGEKLTLSELEGKTVLLNFWASWCMPCKQEALALEKSWQKYKDDNVVFIGVNVWDDTSNARSYMKKYGGEYPHGIDPAEEIQVDYGIGGVPETFFIDASGNIIDKYNGPLTTEIIDYFIPRAMNPEEQTS, from the coding sequence ATGAATATACTCAACACCGGAAGCAAGCTCGTAGTATTATTAATTATATTAACTATTTTAATATTACTTGGATTTGCTCTATTTGGAAACAGAGAAGCGATAAAAGTTTCCCCGCTTGTGGGAAAGAAGGCACCCGAATTTACTCTTAAGCTCTTCGACGGGGAAAAGCTGACACTTTCCGAGCTTGAAGGTAAGACAGTTCTGCTTAATTTTTGGGCCTCCTGGTGCATGCCCTGCAAACAGGAAGCCCTGGCACTTGAGAAATCCTGGCAGAAGTACAAGGATGATAATGTAGTCTTCATAGGCGTTAACGTATGGGACGACACTTCAAACGCGCGCTCTTATATGAAGAAGTATGGCGGTGAATACCCTCACGGTATCGACCCCGCAGAAGAAATTCAGGTTGACTACGGGATCGGAGGTGTGCCCGAAACATTTTTTATCGACGCTTCAGGCAACATAATCGATAAATATAACGGACCCCTTACAACGGAGATCATAGATTACTTTATTCCGAGAGCTATGAACCCGGAGGAACAAACCTCATAA
- a CDS encoding cytochrome c-type biogenesis protein CcmH → MNTKNLGISIFLLVLTSMAIVLTQSHYADAESLDDRVNEVSHSLMCPVCQGQSVAESNSNLAQDMRQIIRKKLQEGESKEQIIAYFVNRYGETILAAPPAKGMNWLLWILPALAVVAGGLGIGLFLYKSGSGKQANKSNPDEITKVTDSDYMKQIDEELTRHES, encoded by the coding sequence ATGAATACTAAAAACTTAGGAATTTCAATTTTTCTTCTAGTATTAACGTCCATGGCTATAGTGCTGACTCAATCACATTATGCCGACGCAGAGAGTCTGGATGACCGTGTGAACGAAGTATCCCACTCCCTTATGTGCCCGGTGTGTCAGGGCCAAAGCGTGGCGGAATCTAATTCGAACCTTGCGCAGGACATGCGGCAGATCATAAGAAAGAAACTTCAGGAGGGAGAGTCTAAAGAACAAATAATCGCCTATTTCGTTAACCGTTACGGAGAAACCATTCTCGCCGCGCCACCGGCAAAGGGGATGAACTGGCTTCTCTGGATTTTACCGGCGCTCGCGGTTGTTGCAGGCGGATTAGGTATCGGACTCTTTCTTTACAAATCAGGGTCCGGGAAACAAGCAAACAAAAGTAATCCTGATGAAATAACAAAAGTAACGGACAGTGACTACATGAAACAAATAGACGAAGAGCTTACCAGACACGAGTCCTGA
- the miaA gene encoding tRNA (adenosine(37)-N6)-dimethylallyltransferase MiaA, whose product MVPKPEVKGEKPKLLVILGPTAAGKTRFGIDIARSLEAEIISADSLQVYKYFDIGTAKPTPEERTEVRHHLIDIVYPDQDFNAGKFRETANSVIESLHKSSTKTILIGGTYLYVRVLLSGLIEDLPADEEIRGGLRKLRSERGVDYVYDKLMSLDPEAASKIHPNDYIRIERALEVCYLTGQKVSKIRSQHKFDDRDYEYLKIGIYRERQPLRDRIDARVDDMIKKGLVDEVQNLGKMGYGRELKPMQSIGYKEINRYLEGEISLERAIELIKRDTKRFAKRQMTWLRRDKEIKWLETPGDYMRVTDAAARFFGR is encoded by the coding sequence ATGGTTCCAAAACCTGAGGTGAAAGGAGAAAAACCCAAGCTACTCGTCATTCTCGGCCCTACAGCGGCAGGAAAAACCCGGTTCGGCATTGATATAGCGCGTTCTCTGGAAGCGGAGATTATCAGTGCCGACTCTCTTCAGGTCTATAAATATTTCGACATAGGAACCGCGAAGCCGACCCCGGAAGAGCGTACGGAGGTCAGGCATCATCTAATCGATATCGTATATCCCGATCAGGATTTCAATGCCGGGAAATTCAGGGAGACAGCAAACTCCGTTATTGAGAGCCTGCACAAATCCTCCACTAAAACCATCCTGATCGGCGGCACCTACCTGTACGTCAGGGTACTGCTTTCAGGGCTAATCGAGGACCTTCCCGCAGATGAAGAGATCAGGGGCGGGCTCAGGAAGCTGAGGTCAGAACGGGGCGTCGACTACGTTTACGATAAACTCATGTCGCTCGATCCCGAGGCAGCGTCAAAAATCCATCCAAACGATTACATAAGAATCGAGAGGGCGCTTGAAGTGTGTTATCTCACGGGTCAGAAAGTCTCGAAAATCCGGTCTCAACACAAATTCGACGACAGGGACTATGAGTATTTAAAAATCGGTATATATCGAGAGCGTCAACCGCTGAGGGACCGTATCGACGCTCGGGTTGACGATATGATTAAAAAGGGCCTTGTGGATGAGGTTCAGAATTTGGGGAAAATGGGCTATGGGAGGGAGCTGAAACCGATGCAGTCGATAGGGTATAAGGAGATTAACCGTTACCTTGAAGGGGAGATATCGCTTGAGAGAGCTATAGAGCTTATAAAGCGGGATACGAAAAGATTTGCAAAACGCCAGATGACCTGGCTCAGAAGAGATAAAGAGATTAAGTGGCTTGAAACTCCCGGGGATTACATGAGAGTTACGGACGCTGCCGCACGGTTCTTCGGCCGATAG
- the pnp gene encoding polyribonucleotide nucleotidyltransferase, with translation MNQPKKVEAQVFGRRLELETGSLAKQANGAVFARYEDTAVLATVVAADEKTEGEDFLPLTINYQERSSAAGKIPGGYFKREGRPSEKEVLTSRLIDRPIRPLIPKGFTYQTQIIITVFSADADNDPDVLSVTAASAALMVSDVPFDGPLAAVRVGRIGGEFVSNPKKGQLEESDMDIVVAGTKEAIVMVEGGAREIPEEDIVSALMFAHESIQELIKQQEELISGFDIPKRVLDEVSEDDPIAEKVLSFAGQKLKEAIVSTSKAERKETIKNIYSETEEYVVSQFPDTEINISKAFENVLKDLVRDIIVKDKKRLDGRGYEDVRHITGEVGFLPRAHGSSLFTRGETQAAVTATLGTTYDEQRIDALDGDVKKAFMLHYNFPPYSVGEVGHRLGPGRREIGHGALAERSIIPVLPEKEKFPYTIRVVSDVLESNGSSSMATVCGASLSLQDAGVPISAPVGGIAMGLIKEEDEFVILTDILGDEDHLGDMDFKVAGTTAGVTALQMDIKVTGVTREILSKALQQARDARMVVLGRMQEIISGPREDISQYAPRILTMQVSQDKIKDVIGSGGKTIKKIVELTGVQIDIDDSGTVNIASADREACDKAIKIIESIVEEIEVGKVYRGTVKRILDFGAIVELGGGKDGLVHISELANERVKNVTDILQEKDEVLVKCIGKEHDGKVRLSRKQALEENIENYTSNVL, from the coding sequence ATTAATCAACCCAAGAAGGTTGAAGCTCAGGTTTTCGGTAGACGTCTTGAGCTTGAAACCGGATCACTAGCCAAACAGGCAAACGGAGCTGTATTTGCTCGATATGAGGACACCGCGGTATTGGCCACAGTTGTCGCCGCGGATGAAAAGACGGAGGGGGAGGATTTTCTCCCGTTAACTATTAATTATCAGGAACGGTCATCGGCAGCGGGTAAAATTCCCGGCGGATATTTTAAAAGAGAGGGAAGACCGAGCGAGAAAGAGGTTCTTACTTCAAGGCTGATCGACAGGCCGATAAGACCGCTTATTCCCAAAGGTTTTACCTATCAGACTCAAATCATTATCACTGTTTTTTCCGCCGATGCGGACAATGACCCCGATGTGCTGTCGGTTACCGCGGCCTCAGCCGCGCTTATGGTATCGGACGTTCCTTTCGACGGTCCCCTCGCGGCTGTAAGGGTGGGCAGGATCGGCGGGGAGTTTGTATCTAATCCCAAGAAGGGCCAGCTCGAAGAAAGCGACATGGATATAGTTGTCGCCGGCACAAAAGAGGCGATCGTAATGGTCGAAGGGGGGGCCAGGGAGATTCCGGAAGAGGATATTGTAAGCGCTCTCATGTTCGCCCATGAAAGTATTCAGGAATTAATAAAACAACAGGAAGAATTGATCTCCGGATTCGATATTCCTAAAAGGGTGCTCGATGAGGTTTCAGAAGATGATCCGATTGCCGAGAAGGTCTTGTCTTTTGCGGGTCAGAAACTAAAAGAAGCGATAGTGTCGACGTCCAAAGCCGAAAGAAAAGAGACAATTAAGAACATTTACTCTGAAACGGAGGAGTATGTAGTCTCCCAGTTTCCCGATACAGAGATAAACATCTCCAAGGCATTCGAGAACGTATTAAAAGACCTGGTCAGGGATATTATAGTAAAAGACAAAAAGAGACTCGACGGACGCGGTTATGAGGATGTAAGACATATCACCGGGGAAGTCGGATTCTTGCCCAGAGCGCACGGTTCTTCTCTCTTTACAAGGGGTGAGACTCAGGCGGCCGTAACCGCGACTCTCGGTACCACTTATGACGAGCAGAGAATCGATGCCCTGGACGGGGACGTGAAAAAGGCTTTCATGCTCCATTATAATTTCCCACCCTACAGCGTCGGGGAAGTCGGACACAGACTCGGTCCCGGCCGGAGGGAAATAGGGCACGGCGCTCTCGCCGAAAGGTCCATTATTCCTGTGCTCCCGGAAAAGGAGAAATTCCCATACACCATTCGGGTGGTATCGGACGTTCTTGAATCAAACGGCTCGTCTTCAATGGCTACCGTTTGCGGAGCTTCTCTTTCGCTCCAGGACGCGGGCGTTCCGATAAGCGCTCCCGTTGGCGGTATCGCAATGGGTCTCATCAAGGAGGAAGACGAATTCGTTATTCTGACCGATATACTCGGGGATGAGGATCATTTGGGCGATATGGATTTTAAAGTCGCCGGTACGACCGCGGGAGTAACTGCTCTTCAAATGGATATTAAAGTCACAGGTGTGACAAGAGAGATACTGTCAAAAGCGCTTCAGCAGGCCAGAGACGCGAGAATGGTGGTACTCGGAAGAATGCAGGAGATAATTTCCGGACCGAGAGAGGACATATCCCAGTACGCGCCCAGAATTCTTACAATGCAGGTAAGCCAGGACAAGATTAAGGATGTTATAGGTTCAGGCGGCAAGACGATAAAGAAAATCGTTGAGCTTACAGGCGTGCAAATTGATATTGATGATTCAGGGACCGTGAATATAGCCTCCGCAGACAGGGAAGCCTGCGATAAGGCGATAAAAATTATAGAGAGCATCGTCGAGGAGATCGAAGTCGGGAAAGTATACCGCGGAACGGTAAAGAGAATTCTTGATTTCGGAGCCATAGTTGAGCTGGGAGGCGGGAAGGACGGGCTGGTTCATATATCCGAGCTTGCGAACGAAAGGGTCAAGAATGTAACCGATATTCTTCAGGAAAAAGATGAAGTGCTTGTAAAATGCATAGGCAAGGAACATGACGGAAAAGTCAGGCTTAGCAGAAAGCAGGCGCTTGAAGAAAATATAGAAAATTACACTAGCAACGTACTGTAG
- the rpsO gene encoding 30S ribosomal protein S15 yields MSLDREEKSQIISEYALHQKDVGSPEVQVAVLSRRIKDLSEHMQKAPKDFHSRKGLVSLVARRRRLLNYIKRNKPETYPDLIQKLGLRK; encoded by the coding sequence ATGTCACTTGACAGGGAAGAAAAATCTCAGATAATCAGCGAATACGCGCTGCATCAGAAAGATGTGGGATCGCCCGAGGTACAGGTTGCCGTACTCTCTCGCCGTATAAAGGATCTTTCCGAGCATATGCAGAAAGCGCCAAAGGACTTTCATTCCCGAAAGGGGCTTGTATCGCTGGTTGCGAGGAGAAGAAGGTTATTAAACTATATCAAAAGAAATAAACCGGAGACTTATCCGGATCTAATTCAGAAACTCGGACTGAGAAAGTAG
- the truB gene encoding tRNA pseudouridine(55) synthase TruB: MNGVLVLDKPGGITSQAAVNKVNRILRTKRAGHTGTLDPFATGVLPICVNNATKIIPFLNNDYKKYEALIKLGIKTDTLDLTGKVVERGEVGIIKENALLDVFSKYKGKINQIPPMYSALKKDGVRLYEYARKGIEVDRPARSVVIKELGLLELNPPFVRIMVECSRGTYIRVLASDIADELGCGGHLTELRRIESDGFKIEDAVTIEEIKKGTVELTSLGDALSHMGQLNVSAELAKKIKDGKQIIKKSLKPDCMPAFNKGDRLRTYEDANLVSIAEAMIDSSDINSLDDSAIVLKLLRVFN, encoded by the coding sequence ATGAACGGGGTGCTGGTTCTCGATAAGCCCGGAGGTATTACCTCTCAAGCCGCCGTAAACAAAGTTAACAGAATTTTACGCACTAAACGCGCGGGGCATACCGGGACACTGGACCCGTTCGCCACGGGAGTTTTGCCCATATGCGTGAACAACGCTACTAAGATCATCCCCTTTTTAAATAATGATTACAAGAAATATGAAGCACTCATAAAACTCGGAATAAAAACCGATACGCTTGATTTGACCGGTAAAGTTGTGGAGCGAGGGGAAGTGGGAATCATTAAAGAAAATGCTCTTTTGGATGTATTTTCAAAATATAAGGGTAAAATTAACCAGATTCCCCCTATGTATTCGGCATTAAAAAAAGACGGGGTCAGATTGTATGAATATGCCAGAAAGGGAATCGAAGTAGATAGGCCCGCGAGAAGCGTTGTGATTAAAGAGCTCGGGCTCTTGGAGTTGAATCCTCCATTTGTAAGAATTATGGTAGAATGTTCCCGTGGCACATATATAAGGGTGCTCGCTTCCGACATTGCCGATGAACTCGGTTGCGGCGGACATCTGACCGAATTGAGAAGAATTGAAAGCGACGGATTCAAGATAGAGGATGCCGTCACTATTGAGGAAATTAAAAAGGGAACCGTAGAGTTGACCTCCCTGGGAGATGCGCTTTCTCATATGGGGCAACTGAATGTTTCGGCTGAGCTTGCGAAGAAGATAAAGGACGGGAAACAGATAATTAAGAAGAGTTTGAAGCCGGATTGCATGCCCGCTTTTAATAAGGGCGACAGGTTAAGAACTTATGAGGACGCGAATCTTGTATCGATTGCCGAGGCGATGATCGATTCCTCGGATATCAATAGCCTGGATGACAGCGCTATAGTTTTAAAATTACTTAGAGTGTTTAATTGA